Proteins encoded by one window of bacterium:
- a CDS encoding glycosyltransferase, whose translation MLICDLVRAYTEESGGVRTYIDQKREYIRRRTGHSHLLVIPGERDSVLSEGGHTRVTVAAPFLPGLKPYRIIVNVWKVAALLERFRPDLVEFESPYFLPWAARMYVHRAGAPLVGFFHTDFPTAYARLAATRLFGARAGAAAERWAARYAGLVYNRCDAAVTSTGLNVAKLRAYGVQRLEHIPLGVDPHVFRPRPPDPALRARYGISPRDFLLVYAGRLDPEKRIGVLVEAVERLPETLRPRLLLIGAGPLAAELDARREQSERLRVRPYLTDKEQLACHLAAADMYVTAGPYETFGLSVLEAQACGLPVVGVRAGALIDRVPPELGRLGEPDSAEQMVENIAHLAANGLRETGARARSYVLEHYSWERTFGDLFGLYERLVAARTAATSGRAVAG comes from the coding sequence TTGTTGATCTGCGACCTGGTGCGGGCCTACACCGAGGAAAGCGGCGGGGTCCGGACTTATATCGACCAGAAGCGCGAGTACATCCGCCGCCGGACCGGGCACAGCCACCTGCTGGTGATCCCAGGCGAGCGCGACAGCGTGCTGAGCGAGGGCGGCCACACGCGGGTGACCGTGGCCGCCCCGTTCCTGCCCGGCCTCAAGCCCTACCGCATCATCGTGAATGTCTGGAAAGTGGCGGCCCTGCTGGAGCGGTTCCGCCCCGACCTGGTGGAGTTCGAGTCGCCCTATTTCCTGCCCTGGGCCGCGCGGATGTACGTGCACCGCGCCGGGGCGCCGCTGGTCGGGTTTTTCCACACCGATTTTCCCACTGCCTACGCCCGTCTGGCCGCCACGCGGCTGTTCGGGGCGCGGGCCGGGGCGGCCGCCGAGCGCTGGGCCGCCCGCTACGCCGGCCTGGTCTACAACCGCTGCGACGCCGCGGTGACCTCCACCGGGCTGAACGTGGCCAAGCTGCGCGCCTACGGGGTCCAGCGCCTGGAACACATCCCCCTGGGCGTGGACCCGCACGTGTTCCGTCCGCGGCCCCCCGACCCCGCGCTGCGCGCGCGCTACGGGATCAGCCCGCGGGATTTCCTGCTGGTATACGCCGGACGGCTCGACCCGGAAAAACGCATCGGGGTGCTGGTGGAGGCGGTGGAGCGCCTGCCGGAGACACTGCGTCCCCGTCTGCTGCTGATCGGGGCCGGGCCCCTGGCGGCCGAACTCGATGCGCGGCGGGAGCAGAGCGAGCGCCTGCGGGTGCGTCCCTACCTCACGGACAAGGAGCAGTTGGCCTGCCACCTGGCCGCGGCCGACATGTATGTCACGGCCGGGCCGTACGAGACTTTCGGGCTGTCGGTGCTCGAGGCCCAGGCCTGCGGCCTGCCCGTGGTGGGGGTGCGCGCCGGGGCGCTGATCGACCGGGTGCCCCCGGAGCTGGGCCGCCTGGGCGAGCCGGACTCGGCCGAGCAGATGGTGGAGAACATCGCGCACCTGGCCGCCAACGGCTTGCGTGAAACGGGGGCGCGCGCCCGCAGCTACGTGCTCGAGCATTACTCCTGGGAGCGCACTTTCGGCGACCTGTTCGGCCTGTACGAGCGCCTTGTCGCCGCCCGGACGGCCGCCACCTCTGGCCGGGCGGTGGCCGGATGA